One Triticum dicoccoides isolate Atlit2015 ecotype Zavitan chromosome 4B, WEW_v2.0, whole genome shotgun sequence genomic window carries:
- the LOC119291544 gene encoding cytochrome P450 704B1-like has product MSSPMEEAHLGMPSRTAFFPLAGLHKFMAVFLVFLSWILVHWWSLRKQKGPRSWPVIGATLEQLRNYYRMHHWLVEYLSKHRTVTVDMPFTSYTYIADPVNVEHVLKTNFNNYPKGEVYRSYMDVLLGDGIFNADGEFWRKQRKTASFEFASKNLRDFSTIVFREYSLKLSSILSQACKAGKVVDMQELYMRMTLDSICKVGFGVEIGTLSPELPENSFAQAFDAANIIVTLRFIDPLWRVKKFLHVGSEALLEQSIKLVDEFTYSVIRRRKAEIVQARASGKQEKIKHDILSRFIELGEAGGDDGGSLFGDDKGLRDVVLNFVIAGRDTTATTLSWFTYMAMTHPAVAEKLRRELAAFESERAREDGVALVPCSDGEGSDEAFAARVAQFAGLLSYDGLGKLVYLHACVTETLRLYPAVPQDPKGIAEDDVLPDGTKVRAGGMVTYVPYSMGRMEYNWGPDAASFRPERWIGDDGAFRNASPFKFTAFQAGPRICLGKDSAYLQMKMALAILCRFFRFELVEGHPVKYRMMTILSMAHGLKVRVSRAPLA; this is encoded by the exons ATGAGCAGCCCCATGGAGGAAGCTCACCTTGGCATGCCGTCGAGGACGGCCTTCTTCCCGCTGGCAGGGCTCCACAAGTTCATGGCCGTCTTCCTCGTGTTCCTCTCGTGGATCCTGGTCCACTGGTGGAGCCTGAGGAAGCAGAAGGGGCCACGGTCATGGCCGGTCATCGGCGCGACGCTGGAGCAGCTGAGGAACTACTACCGGATGCACCACTGGCTCGTGGAGTACCTGTCCAAGCACCGGACGGTCACCGTCGACATGCCCTTCACCTCCTACACCTACATCGCCGACCCGGTGAACGTCGAGCACGTGCTCAAGACCAACTTCAACAATTACCCCAAG GGGGAGGTGTACAGGTCCTACATGGACGTGCTGCTCGGCGACGGCATATTCAACGCCGACGGCGAGTTCTGGAGGAAGCAGAGGAAGACGGCGAGCTTCGAGTTCGCTTCCAAGAACTTGAGAGACTTCAGCACGATCGTGTTCAGGGAGTACTCCCTGAAGCTGTCCAGCATCCTGAGCCAGGCTTGCAAGGCAGGCAAAGTTGTGGACATGCAG GAGCTGTACATGAGGATGACGCTGGACTCGATCTGCAAGGTGGGGTTCGGGGTGGAGATCGGCACGCTGTCGCCGGAGCTGCCGGAGAACAGCTTCGCGCAGGCCTTCGACGCCGCCAACATCATCGTGACGCTGCGGTTCATCGACCCGCTGTGGCGCGTGAAGAAATTCCTGCACGTCGGCTCGGAGGCGCTGCTGGAGCAGAGCATCAAGCTCGTCGACGAGTTCACCTACAGCGTCATCCGCCGGCGCAAGGCCGAGATCGTGCAAGCCCGGGCCAGCGGCAAGCAGGAGAAG ATCAAGCACGACATACTGTCGCGGTTCATCGAGCTGGGCGAggccggcggcgacgacggcggcagcCTGTTCGGGGACGACAAGGGCCTCCGCGACGTGGTGCTCAACTTCGTCATCGCCGGGCGGGACACGACGGCCACGACGCTCTCCTGGTTCACCTACATGGCCATGACGCACCCGGCCGTGGCCGAGAAGCTCCGCCGCGAGCTGGCCGCCTTCGAGTCCGAGCGCGCCCGCGAGGATGGCGTCGCTCTGGTCCCCTGCAGCGACGGCGAGGGCTCCGACGAGGCCTTCGCCGCCCGCGTGGCGCAGTTCGCGGGACTCCTGAGCTACGACGGGCTCGGGAAGCTGGTGTACCTCCACGCGTGCGTGACGGAGACGCTCCGCCTGTACCCGGCGGTGCCGCAGGACCCCAAGGGCATCGCGGAGGACGACGTGCTCCCGGACGGCACCAAGGTGCGCGCCGGCGGGATGGTGACGTACGTGCCCTACTCCATGGGGCGGATGGAGTAcaactggggccccgacgccgccaGCTTCCGGCCAGAGCGGTGGATCGGCGACGACGGCGCCTTCCGCAACGCGTCGCCGTTCAAGTTCACGGCGTTCCAGGCGGGGCCGCGGATATGCCTGGGCAAGGACTCGGCGTACCTGCAGATGAAGATGGCGCTGGCCATCCTGTGCAGGTTCTTCAGGTTCGAGCTCGTGGAGGGCCACCCCGTCAAGTACCGCATGATGACCATCCTCTCCATGGCGCACGGCCTCAAGGTCCGCGTCTCCAGGGCGCCGCTCGCCTGA